A single region of the Bacillus cereus genome encodes:
- a CDS encoding GIY-YIG nuclease family protein, which yields MDKRFYVYEFIRLDTGEPFYVGKGCGNRVNDIHRGRSEWFKNTIKVHGAISRVIADNLTEKEAYEAEVWYIYEYKHLFNYKLVNLDDGGYGAASGDFNPMYGRKGNLSPLYGRKATEVRRQKISKALEGKKKSEEHKLKLKIHCLNRDYSGENNPNFGNGAAISGENNPSSIKIRATDSSGSVTIFASKEEVTEHFRMSYYLLNKLMGKKISVEIDFNREKNKYRHLEGYKFDLLNEGVTTSRETYTIS from the coding sequence ATGGACAAACGGTTCTACGTTTACGAATTTATAAGACTAGATACAGGAGAGCCATTTTACGTAGGAAAAGGCTGTGGAAATCGAGTGAACGATATACACAGGGGGAGAAGTGAATGGTTTAAAAATACAATCAAGGTACATGGTGCTATTTCTAGGGTTATAGCTGATAATCTTACTGAGAAAGAAGCGTACGAAGCTGAAGTGTGGTATATCTATGAATATAAGCACTTATTTAATTACAAACTTGTGAATTTAGATGACGGCGGATATGGTGCAGCCTCTGGTGATTTTAATCCAATGTACGGAAGAAAGGGTAATTTAAGTCCGTTATATGGAAGAAAAGCCACAGAAGTGAGGAGGCAAAAAATCAGTAAAGCGCTTGAAGGTAAGAAAAAGTCAGAAGAGCATAAGTTGAAACTTAAAATTCATTGCTTGAATAGAGATTATTCAGGAGAAAATAATCCTAATTTCGGTAATGGAGCAGCTATATCCGGAGAAAATAATCCTAGTTCTATAAAAATAAGAGCTACTGATAGTAGTGGGAGTGTCACTATATTTGCTTCTAAAGAAGAGGTTACTGAACATTTTAGGATGAGTTATTACTTATTGAATAAATTAATGGGGAAAAAAATATCCGTTGAAATAGATTTTAATAGAGAAAAAAATAAATATCGTCATTTAGAAGGGTATAAATTCGATTTGTTAAATGAAGGTGTAACGACTAGTCGAGAGACGTACACTATAAGTTAA
- a CDS encoding head maturation protease, ClpP-related: MEHLNMNKLLNLKRDIRFEAKGENEYKLTVYGSIGGWFSENNAEAVRRKIQDVKAEKIHVHINSGGGSAFDGVAICNQLKQHDAEIIVHIDGWAASAASVIAMAGDKIIMPSNTMMMIHQASTFEYGNADLFEKTARDLRKIDSALAASYKKRFVGTDEELKQLLKDETWLTAEEAVALGLADEIADEIEIDDAQEEEVVENFKEDLVAKYTKQPNNQKPKELIQEPVKTKQNLSTLFLNLGGK; encoded by the coding sequence ATGGAACATTTGAACATGAATAAGCTTTTAAATTTAAAACGAGATATTCGTTTTGAGGCAAAAGGTGAAAATGAGTACAAATTAACCGTTTACGGGTCAATCGGTGGATGGTTTAGTGAAAATAACGCTGAAGCAGTAAGAAGAAAGATTCAAGATGTAAAAGCAGAAAAAATTCACGTTCATATTAATTCGGGTGGAGGTTCAGCGTTTGATGGTGTAGCAATTTGTAATCAATTAAAGCAGCATGATGCCGAAATTATAGTTCATATTGATGGTTGGGCAGCAAGTGCCGCATCTGTAATTGCAATGGCAGGTGATAAAATCATTATGCCTAGTAATACTATGATGATGATTCATCAAGCGAGTACCTTTGAATATGGAAATGCAGATCTATTTGAAAAAACAGCACGAGATTTACGGAAGATTGATTCAGCTTTAGCAGCATCTTATAAGAAACGTTTTGTTGGAACAGATGAAGAATTAAAACAACTTTTAAAAGATGAAACCTGGCTAACGGCAGAGGAAGCAGTTGCTCTTGGTTTAGCTGATGAAATTGCTGATGAAATTGAAATAGATGATGCGCAGGAAGAGGAAGTTGTAGAAAATTTTAAAGAAGATTTAGTAGCTAAGTATACGAAACAGCCAAATAATCAAAAACCAAAAGAGCTTATTCAAGAGCCTGTTAAAACAAAACAGAATCTGAGTACGCTCTTTTTAAATTTAGGAGGAAAATAA
- a CDS encoding phage tail family protein has translation MHLIIERMNGERYKISKETGYILLKFRPESIRVNKLRERINGRPPISTGNEIEGRSIHVEILFKAYDFPDHALKRNEFFQILDSREDFYVIYSEEPGKRWLVSTEGFTPEPVSITLGRCEMVLYSTSPYAESIGTTLDMFTFDSELWQIGQGLIAEDVQYVHKTSSFRIYNAGDEEIDPRKLPLVIRIRGDTNGLTITNRTTGDVFKLNIPTLASDTVELNRVRVFKNGNTVFTSTNRKVIKIAPGWNDFIVSGISGAIQIDFDFRFYYL, from the coding sequence ATGCATTTAATTATTGAAAGAATGAATGGTGAACGGTACAAAATTAGTAAAGAAACAGGTTATATTCTTTTGAAATTCCGCCCAGAATCCATAAGAGTAAATAAATTAAGAGAAAGAATCAATGGTAGACCTCCTATCAGTACAGGTAATGAAATCGAAGGGAGGTCTATTCATGTTGAAATTTTATTTAAAGCTTATGATTTTCCAGATCATGCTTTAAAACGAAATGAATTTTTCCAAATACTTGATTCAAGGGAGGACTTTTATGTCATATACAGTGAAGAACCAGGAAAACGGTGGTTAGTAAGCACTGAAGGTTTTACACCAGAACCCGTGTCTATAACTTTAGGAAGATGTGAAATGGTTCTTTATTCAACATCACCATACGCAGAATCAATAGGAACAACGCTTGATATGTTCACTTTTGATTCTGAACTTTGGCAAATAGGACAAGGATTAATTGCAGAAGATGTACAGTATGTACATAAAACCTCATCATTTCGTATTTATAATGCTGGTGATGAGGAAATAGATCCTAGAAAACTACCACTTGTAATTCGGATTCGTGGAGATACAAATGGTTTAACCATCACTAATCGAACGACAGGCGATGTATTTAAACTCAATATCCCAACTTTGGCTAGTGATACTGTTGAATTGAATAGAGTTAGAGTTTTTAAAAATGGAAATACAGTATTCACAAGTACGAATAGAAAAGTTATTAAAATAGCTCCTGGATGGAACGACTTTATTGTGTCGGGTATATCAGGGGCTATTCAAATTGATTTTGATTTTCGATTTTATTATTTGTAG
- a CDS encoding phage portal protein has translation MITIGWLGSVFKRNKELEFMVDLDIIADTANRLHMKRLALDTCVSFLGRTISQSEFRVRNGKIFEKNELYYRLNVRPNKNMTASTFWERFIRKLIYDNECLVIQADDGDLLIADGFQHNEYAVYEDTFTDVTVKDYTFKRSFKQSEVIHLKYRNDKLSPLIDGLFADYGDLFSRILNSQKRKNQVRGTVDMDMIGAKTEEQIAKLQEFIDNMYKAIGTKDIAIVPQQKGINYNEIYNGVANGPSVEEINKVTSGFLNQVAMAIGIPTALLYGEMADVEKQTKNYMLFTVRPLLKKLSDEANVKFFEMNEYLSGQKIIVKAVSYQSIFDLATSIDKLISSSAFTGNEIRSEVDYEDSDDPNLNIHHITKNYKKLNESEGGEK, from the coding sequence GTGATAACCATTGGATGGTTAGGTTCAGTATTTAAAAGAAATAAAGAACTAGAATTTATGGTGGATCTAGACATAATTGCTGATACAGCAAACAGGCTTCATATGAAACGATTAGCACTTGATACATGTGTATCTTTTCTAGGAAGAACGATTAGTCAATCTGAATTTAGGGTGAGAAACGGTAAAATATTTGAGAAGAATGAGCTTTATTATCGATTAAACGTTAGACCGAATAAGAATATGACTGCAAGTACCTTCTGGGAAAGATTTATCCGTAAACTTATTTATGATAATGAGTGTTTAGTTATACAGGCGGATGATGGTGATTTACTTATTGCTGATGGGTTTCAGCATAATGAATATGCTGTATATGAAGATACCTTTACAGATGTAACAGTAAAAGATTACACGTTTAAGAGAAGTTTTAAGCAAAGTGAAGTTATTCATTTAAAGTATCGAAATGATAAATTGTCTCCGCTTATTGATGGATTATTTGCAGATTATGGGGACTTATTTAGTAGGATATTAAACTCTCAAAAACGTAAAAATCAAGTTCGTGGCACGGTCGATATGGATATGATTGGTGCCAAAACAGAAGAACAAATAGCGAAGTTACAAGAGTTTATCGACAATATGTATAAGGCGATTGGTACTAAAGATATCGCTATTGTTCCGCAACAAAAGGGTATTAATTATAACGAAATATATAATGGTGTTGCGAATGGGCCGAGTGTGGAAGAAATAAACAAAGTAACCAGTGGTTTTTTAAATCAAGTAGCAATGGCCATCGGTATTCCGACAGCTTTATTATATGGAGAAATGGCTGATGTAGAGAAGCAAACGAAAAATTATATGCTTTTCACAGTAAGACCATTATTAAAAAAGCTATCTGATGAAGCGAATGTTAAATTCTTTGAAATGAATGAATATCTTTCAGGACAAAAGATTATAGTTAAGGCTGTTTCTTATCAGAGTATATTTGACCTAGCAACAAGTATTGATAAGCTTATTTCTTCAAGTGCATTTACAGGAAATGAGATTCGTTCAGAAGTAGATTATGAAGATTCTGATGATCCAAACTTAAATATCCACCATATTACAAAGAACTATAAGAAACTAAATGAATCTGAAGGAGGTGAGAAATGA
- a CDS encoding phage tail tape measure protein: protein MFEDQGQNIIDTLLNAKDKVIDLNVSQEELNEMIKKMDASPAIKFQKAMGDLKMALEPLLGVIASIIGAFASWISAHPALAAALTTIVVAIGILIGACMALAPVFITLSSIAGIVGVSVGAIAGPVALVVAGFIAATAAIVGVVIGFKKLWQTNEGFKNSITGVISGIQSFIDILISLSKYLFFTAVDGDYLNDWITHLPTGFQNAAELIGKAISKIRESLVTLFNALKAVFSGDFSQIGEIFKTIGPSIVGAIVGGIPGVLIATSRFLPAIAGQLNANKGVLLEAITNIFSNVANFLMTTLPQFIQTGAEIINGLVNGLVQAAPVILQSMVEIINTVAQAIATNLPMLVQSGIQIIQTLVTGITQTLPTIIQIGLQLIMTLITSIMQMLPQLIPVAVSIIQTIINGLMMILPQLIEMGINLLISLITGITQALPMIALAIITVITTLIEAITANLPMIIASGMQILTSLINGIIQMLPQLIDMAINLITQVANTLLANLPAIIQAGVQILMAVIQGIVQVLPQLINAALDLIVKIASTLIANLPQIISAGINILLALIAGIVQVIPQLIAAGINLIITLVGALISNLPKLLESGVKLILALIQGIISMAGQLGSTIVSDIIPKIVDTLKQIDLLGIGKNIIQGLINGIGSMAGAVGSKVSEIGSGIKKGFTDFFDIHSPSRLMRDAVGKQIGAGLAIGMENSIGVINRASQAMSEAATPSVDSGNYGLTQSNGGYLPGSASGNGNATIQLVLNEQILGEVVAPLVDIAQGKQMKTTLYFSGEANAFNY, encoded by the coding sequence ATGTTTGAAGACCAAGGGCAGAACATCATCGATACACTGTTAAATGCTAAAGATAAAGTTATTGATTTAAATGTAAGCCAAGAAGAATTAAACGAAATGATTAAGAAAATGGATGCAAGCCCAGCTATAAAGTTCCAAAAGGCAATGGGTGACTTAAAAATGGCACTTGAGCCACTTTTAGGCGTAATTGCAAGCATCATTGGTGCATTTGCAAGTTGGATTTCCGCTCATCCAGCATTAGCGGCAGCATTAACAACTATTGTTGTTGCGATTGGCATATTAATTGGAGCTTGCATGGCTCTAGCCCCAGTGTTTATAACCTTATCCAGTATTGCTGGAATTGTTGGTGTAAGTGTTGGGGCTATTGCTGGTCCGGTCGCATTAGTTGTTGCTGGGTTTATAGCCGCCACCGCCGCAATAGTTGGAGTGGTAATTGGATTCAAAAAGTTGTGGCAAACGAATGAAGGATTCAAAAATAGTATTACTGGCGTGATCAGTGGTATACAAAGTTTCATCGATATATTAATTTCGCTAAGTAAATACTTATTTTTCACAGCTGTGGACGGAGATTATCTGAATGACTGGATTACCCATCTACCTACAGGATTTCAAAATGCAGCCGAATTAATCGGAAAAGCAATAAGCAAAATCCGAGAGAGTTTAGTCACTTTGTTTAATGCTTTGAAAGCCGTATTTTCAGGAGATTTCAGTCAGATAGGTGAGATATTTAAAACAATTGGTCCATCAATAGTAGGTGCAATAGTAGGAGGAATTCCCGGAGTTTTAATCGCTACATCTAGATTTCTTCCAGCGATTGCAGGTCAACTTAATGCGAATAAAGGCGTTTTATTAGAAGCGATCACTAACATCTTTAGTAACGTAGCTAATTTCTTAATGACAACACTTCCACAGTTTATTCAAACTGGAGCGGAAATTATAAATGGTCTTGTGAATGGATTAGTACAGGCAGCACCTGTCATTTTGCAATCAATGGTTGAAATAATAAATACGGTAGCTCAAGCAATCGCTACGAATTTACCTATGCTCGTTCAATCTGGAATACAAATAATCCAAACTTTAGTTACCGGGATTACTCAAACTTTACCGACAATAATTCAAATTGGACTTCAGCTCATTATGACATTAATAACGAGTATTATGCAGATGCTTCCACAATTAATTCCTGTGGCTGTATCAATCATTCAAACGATTATTAATGGACTTATGATGATACTCCCACAATTAATCGAAATGGGTATTAATTTACTAATTTCATTGATTACTGGAATTACACAGGCTTTGCCAATGATCGCATTAGCAATAATTACTGTAATTACTACATTAATTGAAGCAATTACGGCAAATTTACCAATGATTATTGCATCTGGTATGCAGATTTTGACAAGTTTAATAAATGGTATCATCCAAATGTTACCTCAACTTATTGATATGGCAATAAATTTGATTACTCAAGTAGCTAATACTTTACTAGCAAATTTACCTGCAATTATTCAAGCTGGTGTTCAAATTTTAATGGCTGTAATACAAGGGATTGTGCAAGTTTTACCGCAATTGATTAATGCAGCACTAGATTTAATTGTTAAAATCGCTTCTACTTTGATTGCGAACTTACCACAAATCATTAGTGCAGGTATAAATATTTTACTAGCTTTAATTGCTGGTATCGTTCAAGTTATACCTCAATTAATAGCGGCAGGTATTAACCTGATTATCACGCTAGTAGGGGCCTTGATTAGTAATCTACCAAAACTATTAGAATCAGGCGTAAAACTAATTTTAGCGTTAATACAAGGGATTATAAGTATGGCTGGGCAACTCGGATCAACAATTGTATCAGATATCATTCCTAAAATTGTCGATACTCTCAAGCAAATTGATTTATTAGGGATTGGTAAAAATATCATTCAAGGCTTGATAAATGGTATCGGTTCAATGGCTGGAGCTGTCGGTAGTAAGGTATCAGAAATCGGAAGTGGCATCAAGAAGGGCTTTACGGACTTCTTTGATATCCACTCACCTTCACGACTTATGCGTGATGCAGTCGGTAAACAAATCGGTGCTGGTCTTGCAATTGGTATGGAAAATTCAATTGGTGTGATTAATAGAGCTTCACAAGCAATGAGTGAAGCGGCAACACCTTCTGTGGATAGCGGTAATTATGGTTTAACACAATCAAATGGTGGTTATTTACCAGGAAGTGCATCAGGAAATGGAAATGCTACAATCCAACTCGTGCTAAATGAACAAATTCTTGGTGAAGTTGTTGCGCCACTAGTAGATATCGCTCAAGGGAAACAAATGAAAACAACATTATACTTTTCGGGGGAGGCTAATGCATTTAATTATTGA
- a CDS encoding major tail protein, whose protein sequence is MENKVQFGLKNVHYATFEEKDGVVTFEAPTPLPGGVELTFEPRGDLIEFYADDMLYYAASNNQGYDGTLSIASIPEKFAIDALGEQLDEVDGVLNEIADAKGKSFALLFEFDGDKKATRHVMYNCSASRPTLASKTKTNSAEPNTNELKFVASPINLNGKRVVKTKTTSNTTQAIYDGWNTEVYKKK, encoded by the coding sequence ATGGAGAACAAAGTGCAATTTGGTTTAAAGAACGTTCATTACGCAACATTTGAAGAAAAAGACGGTGTGGTTACATTTGAAGCGCCAACTCCTCTACCAGGTGGGGTTGAACTGACATTTGAACCACGCGGAGATTTAATTGAATTCTATGCAGACGATATGCTTTATTACGCTGCAAGTAATAACCAAGGTTATGATGGAACGTTAAGTATCGCTAGTATCCCTGAGAAATTTGCTATCGATGCATTAGGCGAACAGTTAGATGAAGTTGATGGCGTATTAAATGAGATAGCGGATGCAAAAGGGAAATCATTCGCATTGCTATTTGAATTTGATGGCGATAAAAAAGCAACTCGCCATGTTATGTATAACTGTTCAGCGAGTCGTCCAACACTCGCATCTAAAACGAAAACAAACTCCGCTGAACCTAATACAAACGAGTTGAAATTCGTTGCTAGTCCTATCAACCTTAATGGGAAACGTGTAGTTAAAACAAAAACAACTTCTAATACCACTCAAGCTATTTATGATGGTTGGAACACAGAAGTTTATAAAAAGAAATAA
- a CDS encoding phage major capsid protein, with protein sequence MVIKFNNFEDKKLAFAKATQEGTPEEQTAALNSMIEALATDVRSDILNQVNESIVDRSIMQSRGSNVLTSEEMKFFNAVVQDGGFKDTETLPKTTQERIFDDLVQGHPLLEHIGLENLGAVTEFIYGDPEGAAVWGPLFGDIKGQLNATFRKESISQLKLTAFIPLANDMLKLGPVWVERYVRTMISEAMSVGLERGFVIGTGKDEPIGLLKDPSGSVVGGVYPDKKTAGTLTFEPGRKTINELKGVVKLLAKKLNPDGKTDADRPKNIAGKVVMVTNPFDTFDIQANATIQNAAGVYVTSLPFNPTPTESVFVPQGKVLFFVKGEYIAAMGGTEPIKKYEETLALEDATLYVAKQYATGKPKDKYTSQVYTLKLEETPTPPAQG encoded by the coding sequence ATGGTAATTAAATTTAATAACTTTGAAGATAAAAAACTAGCTTTTGCAAAAGCAACGCAGGAAGGAACACCAGAAGAACAAACAGCGGCTTTAAATTCCATGATTGAAGCACTTGCTACAGATGTTCGTTCGGATATCTTGAATCAAGTCAATGAATCTATTGTAGACCGTTCTATTATGCAGTCTCGTGGTTCTAACGTATTAACGAGTGAGGAAATGAAATTCTTCAATGCAGTCGTTCAAGATGGTGGATTTAAAGATACTGAAACATTACCTAAGACAACGCAAGAACGAATTTTTGATGATTTAGTTCAAGGTCATCCGTTGTTAGAACATATCGGATTAGAAAACTTAGGTGCTGTGACAGAATTTATCTATGGAGATCCAGAAGGTGCAGCTGTATGGGGACCATTATTCGGTGATATTAAAGGACAACTAAATGCTACATTCCGAAAAGAGTCTATCTCTCAACTTAAATTAACGGCATTTATCCCATTGGCAAATGACATGCTTAAACTTGGTCCAGTGTGGGTGGAACGATATGTTCGTACAATGATTTCAGAAGCTATGTCTGTAGGTTTAGAACGTGGATTTGTAATTGGTACAGGTAAAGATGAGCCTATCGGATTGTTAAAAGATCCAAGTGGAAGTGTTGTTGGAGGAGTATATCCAGATAAAAAAACAGCAGGGACTTTAACGTTTGAACCAGGTCGCAAAACAATCAATGAATTAAAAGGCGTTGTTAAATTACTGGCTAAAAAGCTAAATCCCGATGGTAAAACTGATGCAGACAGACCAAAAAATATTGCTGGGAAAGTCGTTATGGTAACAAATCCGTTTGATACTTTTGATATCCAAGCAAATGCAACAATTCAAAATGCGGCTGGAGTATATGTGACAAGTTTACCTTTCAATCCAACTCCTACAGAATCAGTGTTTGTCCCTCAAGGAAAGGTCCTGTTTTTTGTTAAAGGAGAGTATATTGCAGCGATGGGCGGAACTGAACCGATTAAAAAATATGAAGAAACATTAGCTTTAGAGGACGCGACACTTTACGTCGCTAAACAATATGCTACGGGTAAGCCAAAGGATAAATATACTTCACAAGTTTACACATTAAAACTTGAAGAAACACCAACTCCACCAGCTCAAGGGTGA
- a CDS encoding HK97 gp10 family phage protein, translating into MNDFASEITRELQRYSHLVEEDLEVAKEEVSKNLVDELQQKSPKNTGEYRKGWRKKKVGNAIVVHNTLKPQLTHLLEKGHAKANGGRVPAQVHIAPAEEKAINEFLEQVERAIQQ; encoded by the coding sequence ATGAATGATTTTGCTAGTGAAATTACTAGAGAATTACAACGATACTCTCACCTAGTAGAAGAGGACTTGGAAGTTGCTAAAGAAGAAGTTTCAAAGAATCTTGTGGACGAATTACAACAAAAAAGTCCAAAGAATACAGGTGAATATCGTAAAGGGTGGCGTAAGAAGAAAGTTGGCAATGCAATTGTTGTTCATAATACATTGAAACCACAACTTACACACTTGTTAGAAAAAGGACACGCAAAAGCCAATGGTGGGCGTGTGCCAGCTCAAGTCCATATCGCTCCAGCTGAAGAAAAAGCTATAAATGAATTTTTAGAACAAGTTGAAAGGGCGATTCAACAATGA
- a CDS encoding phage head closure protein yields the protein MRPFQYKKPLNTGDFRNRIIIEQPVAIEDELGQISEEDITWKELKKAWAMIKTLKGSEYIAASASQATKTYRFVIPYTSGITEEMRIKLKGRIFDIIEPPMNDDEMNQTLTIIAKESVGDE from the coding sequence ATGCGTCCTTTTCAGTATAAGAAACCATTAAATACAGGTGATTTTAGGAATAGAATCATCATCGAACAACCTGTAGCAATAGAAGATGAATTAGGTCAAATAAGTGAAGAAGATATAACATGGAAAGAGTTAAAAAAGGCGTGGGCTATGATAAAAACGCTAAAGGGCTCTGAATATATTGCAGCTTCAGCTTCACAAGCGACCAAAACATATCGTTTTGTTATCCCGTATACTTCTGGAATTACAGAAGAGATGAGGATTAAATTAAAAGGTCGCATCTTCGATATTATCGAACCACCTATGAATGATGATGAAATGAATCAAACATTAACCATCATTGCAAAGGAGAGTGTGGGAGATGAATGA
- a CDS encoding phage tail protein has protein sequence MNDLYIRSISGSEEMLTHFEVSRKDGVNGDKYIDVKIIKTDTNEHAYSLIYNQNTFIYDDEEYIIKNCDEQTIGNTVTRNCKAIHRFFEDLNDNHIYEQISGILRLDKLLEFSLKGTGYKIVIYNNNLPLSVEVENFGDESSLVLFKNVLDKFGAEFDVIGNEITVMKEIGNYTDEQLRYFYNIKDPSQEIDTNDFKTHIKGYGKKNEDGSYVVTAEYTSPLSKVYGIKHAKPVRDDRYTDYASLLERIKRDLHDSIDISIKLSAVEAEELGWQYINKGDYVWCIIDPFDLDVRIRVVDVEGFSNEYKSSIYTLGQIRRKASDIMVDLKASQQAVKKDINDTKVTVIQTQQTVTKAVEDISNATVDVTEVKSSLVTTNKTVSEQGGEIRTLKQTVQTLESSVDGIVIPGVATETKDGLMSAADKKKLNLIKYTGQAEVDLSILVQKISVLEQGNVTLTQQLQQLDGRVKVLEGNKPV, from the coding sequence ATGAATGATTTATATATTCGTAGTATTAGTGGATCTGAGGAAATGTTAACTCATTTTGAGGTATCTCGAAAAGATGGTGTAAATGGCGACAAATATATTGATGTGAAAATCATCAAGACTGATACAAACGAACATGCTTACTCTTTAATCTACAATCAAAACACGTTTATATACGATGATGAGGAATATATTATCAAAAATTGTGACGAACAAACAATTGGAAATACAGTAACACGTAATTGTAAAGCTATCCATCGTTTTTTCGAAGATTTAAATGATAATCATATTTATGAGCAAATAAGTGGCATATTACGCTTAGATAAACTACTAGAATTCTCTTTAAAAGGTACAGGTTATAAAATCGTTATTTATAATAATAATTTACCATTAAGTGTGGAAGTTGAAAATTTCGGTGATGAAAGCTCATTGGTGTTATTCAAGAATGTCTTAGATAAGTTTGGAGCAGAGTTTGATGTTATTGGTAATGAAATAACAGTAATGAAGGAAATCGGCAACTATACAGATGAACAACTACGATATTTTTATAATATTAAAGATCCATCCCAAGAAATTGATACAAATGATTTCAAAACACATATTAAGGGATATGGTAAGAAAAACGAAGATGGTTCTTATGTAGTTACTGCAGAATACACAAGTCCACTTTCTAAAGTATATGGGATAAAACACGCAAAACCTGTTAGAGATGATAGGTATACAGATTACGCAAGTTTGTTAGAACGTATAAAACGTGATTTGCATGACAGTATCGATATTTCGATTAAATTATCAGCTGTGGAAGCAGAAGAATTGGGCTGGCAATACATCAACAAAGGCGATTATGTTTGGTGTATCATTGATCCATTTGATTTAGATGTTCGAATTCGCGTGGTAGATGTGGAGGGTTTTTCTAATGAATATAAATCTTCAATTTATACATTAGGACAAATTAGGCGTAAGGCTTCAGATATAATGGTTGACCTAAAAGCATCACAACAAGCAGTAAAAAAAGATATCAACGATACCAAGGTAACCGTAATACAGACGCAACAAACAGTAACTAAAGCTGTTGAGGATATTTCAAACGCTACAGTTGATGTAACTGAAGTCAAGTCCTCACTTGTAACTACCAATAAAACTGTTAGTGAACAGGGCGGAGAAATACGCACGCTTAAACAGACAGTACAAACATTAGAATCCAGTGTTGACGGTATCGTCATACCAGGAGTTGCAACCGAAACAAAAGATGGATTAATGAGTGCTGCAGACAAGAAAAAACTGAATCTGATTAAATACACAGGACAAGCCGAGGTGGACTTGTCTATTTTAGTGCAAAAAATTAGTGTTTTAGAACAAGGTAACGTCACTTTAACGCAGCAGTTACAACAATTAGATGGACGTGTGAAAGTGTTAGAAGGAAACAAACCAGTTTAA